One Aegilops tauschii subsp. strangulata cultivar AL8/78 chromosome 7, Aet v6.0, whole genome shotgun sequence genomic window carries:
- the LOC109733588 gene encoding adenylate kinase 3 → MAANLEDVPSVDLITEVLRRAKCSSKPDKRIILVGPPGSGKGTQSPLIKDEYCLCHLATGDMLRAAVAAKTPLGIKAKEAMNKGELVSDDLVVGIIDEAMKKPSCQKGFILDGFPRTVVQAQKLDDMLAKQGAKVDKVLNFAIDDAILEERITGRWIHPSSGRSYHTKFAPPKTPGVDDVTGEPLIQRKDDTAAVLKSRLEAFHMQTEPVIDYYSKNGLVANLHAEKPPKEVTVEVQKALS, encoded by the exons ATGGCGGCGAACCTAGAGGACGTGCCGTCGGTGGATCTCATCACCGAGGTGCTCCGCCGCGCCAAGTGCAGCTCCAAGCCCGACAAGCGCATCATCCTCGTCG GTCCACCTGGCTCTGGAAAGGGTACGCAGTCGCCCCTTATTAAGGATGAATACTGCTTGTGCCATTTAGCCACTGGTGATATGCTGAGAGCTGCTGTTGCTGCTAAGACTCCTCTGGGGATCAAGGCTAAGGAAGCTATGAACAAG GGAGAGCTTGTTTCAGATGACTTGGTTGTTGGGATTATCGATGAAGCCATGAAGAAACCCTCATGCCAGAAGGGTTTTATCCTTGATGGCTTCCCTAGAACTGTTGTTCAAGCACAAAAG CTCGATGACATGCTGGCAAAGCAAGGCGCTAAAGTTGACAAGGTTTTGAACTTCGCAATTGATGATGCAATATTGGAAGAACGAATTACTGGCCGCTGGATACACCCATCGAGTGGCAGATCTTACCATACAAAGTTTGCTCCTCCGAAGACTCCTGGAGTTGATGAT GTTACCGGAGAGCCCTTGATTCAAAGGAAAGATGACACAGCTGCGGTTTTAAAGTCAAGGCTTGAGGCTTTCCATATGCAAACCGAACCT GTGATTGACTACTACTCCAAGAATGGCTTGGTGGCAAATCTTCATGCAGAGAAACCACCAAAGGAAGTGACCGTTGAGGTGCAGAAAGCCCTTTCGTGA